In Deinococcus sp. QL22, the following are encoded in one genomic region:
- a CDS encoding ABC transporter substrate-binding protein, with protein sequence MRKVSLKNALLVAAALAVTTSASAAGKLEIFSWWSGDEGPALEALVKLYKQKYPAVAIDNATVSGGAGTNAKAVLKTRMLGGTPPDSFQAHAGQELIGTWVVANRMEDLSALFKSEGWDKAFPKDLTALISSKGGIWSVPVNVHRSNVMWYNPAKLKAWGVTVPKTWPEFITTCATLKRKGVAAPLVMGENWTQQHLWENVMIGTLGAQGWQDLFSGKIKFTDARVVGAFTTFGKVMDCANKDASGLSWQQASDRIVDGTSAFNIMGDWAAGYFTTTKKLAPGTGFGWATAPGTSKVFVMLADSFGLPKGAKNRTEATNWLKVLGSKAGQDAFNPLKGSIAARIDSDLSKYNTYSRSAATDWKNSKIVGSMAHGAVAPESFMSAFGAIIDQYSASRNSAGAAAAAQQLAVRAGFGK encoded by the coding sequence ATGCGTAAAGTTTCTTTAAAGAACGCCCTTCTTGTCGCTGCCGCCCTCGCTGTCACCACGTCTGCCTCTGCTGCGGGCAAACTCGAAATCTTTTCGTGGTGGTCGGGCGATGAAGGCCCCGCACTGGAAGCCCTCGTGAAGCTGTACAAGCAGAAGTACCCCGCCGTGGCTATCGACAACGCCACCGTGTCGGGCGGCGCAGGCACCAACGCCAAAGCCGTACTGAAGACCCGCATGCTGGGCGGCACGCCCCCTGACTCCTTCCAGGCCCACGCCGGACAAGAACTGATCGGTACCTGGGTCGTCGCCAACCGCATGGAAGACCTGAGCGCCCTGTTCAAGTCCGAAGGCTGGGATAAGGCCTTCCCCAAAGACCTGACGGCCCTGATTTCCAGCAAAGGCGGCATCTGGAGCGTGCCTGTCAACGTTCACCGCAGCAACGTCATGTGGTACAACCCAGCCAAATTGAAGGCTTGGGGCGTTACCGTGCCCAAAACCTGGCCCGAATTCATCACGACCTGCGCTACTTTGAAGCGTAAGGGCGTGGCCGCGCCGCTGGTCATGGGCGAAAACTGGACGCAGCAGCACCTCTGGGAAAACGTCATGATCGGCACGCTGGGCGCACAGGGTTGGCAAGACCTGTTCAGCGGCAAGATCAAGTTCACCGATGCCCGCGTCGTCGGAGCCTTCACCACCTTCGGCAAGGTCATGGACTGCGCCAACAAGGACGCCAGCGGCCTGAGCTGGCAGCAGGCCAGTGACCGGATCGTAGACGGCACCAGCGCCTTTAACATCATGGGTGACTGGGCTGCCGGATACTTCACGACCACCAAGAAACTGGCCCCCGGCACGGGCTTCGGCTGGGCCACCGCCCCCGGAACCAGCAAAGTCTTCGTGATGCTGGCCGATTCCTTCGGGTTGCCCAAGGGTGCCAAGAACCGCACCGAAGCCACCAACTGGCTGAAAGTGCTGGGCAGCAAGGCCGGACAGGACGCCTTCAACCCCCTGAAGGGCAGCATCGCCGCCCGAATTGACAGCGACCTGAGCAAGTACAACACCTACTCCAGAAGCGCCGCCACCGACTGGAAGAACAGCAAGATCGTGGGCAGCATGGCGCACGGAGCTGTCGCCCCCGAAAGCTTCATGAGCGCCTTCGGAGCCATCATCGACCAGTACTCGGCCAGCCGGAACAGTGCCGGAGCCGCCGCCGCTGCCCAGCAGTTGGCCGTGCGGGCTGGATTCGGCAAGTAA
- the lysS gene encoding lysine--tRNA ligase — MSELPTPEPIPPRRDGLHEQTISRLNNLDALREAGFEAFPYSYPQTHHAADVLKAHPSGEVGEKWEDETYSLAGRVMQFRHMGGAAFADVQDESGTLQVYFGKKTTEEFAATKKIDLGDIIGVRGFPFVTKTGQVTLEAQAWQPLVKSLHPLPSKFYGLQDEELRARRRYVDLMINPESREVYRTRSRIVRAIRHFLDDQNFMEVEGPTLQVVAGGTEAKPFKTFHNALGHEFSMRISLELYLKRLLVGGFERVYEIGRNYRNEGIDRTHNPEFTMLEAYFAYGDYEDMMKLVETMLHGLVMELRGIPVIEYQGKTVDFSLPFKRLDFVTALTDAANLDFDPLDLVKLREWSDAKHPEFRKVPGYKLLDKLGGEYVEPGLINPTFLTNMPLVISPLVKAHRERPGVAERADLYIAGFELAPIYSELNDALDQRARFEAQTARRDAGDDEAHEQDEDFLLALEYGMPPTAGMGMGIDRLTMLLTDRDSIRDVLLFPLLRPEVGGGAVQVDGGEG, encoded by the coding sequence ATGTCGGAATTGCCCACCCCTGAACCCATTCCTCCGCGTCGCGACGGCCTGCACGAACAGACCATCAGTCGCCTGAACAATCTAGACGCCCTGCGCGAAGCGGGCTTCGAGGCCTTTCCCTACAGCTACCCGCAAACGCATCACGCTGCCGATGTACTGAAGGCGCACCCTTCCGGCGAGGTGGGCGAGAAGTGGGAAGACGAAACCTACAGTTTGGCAGGCCGTGTGATGCAGTTCAGGCACATGGGCGGCGCGGCGTTTGCCGATGTGCAGGATGAAAGTGGTACCTTGCAAGTCTACTTTGGCAAGAAAACGACCGAAGAATTTGCCGCTACCAAAAAGATTGATCTGGGCGACATCATCGGCGTGCGCGGCTTTCCGTTCGTAACCAAAACCGGACAGGTGACGCTGGAAGCTCAGGCGTGGCAACCGCTGGTGAAGAGCCTGCACCCCTTGCCCAGCAAGTTTTACGGCCTGCAAGACGAGGAATTGCGTGCCCGCCGCCGCTACGTCGATTTGATGATCAACCCGGAAAGCCGCGAGGTGTACCGCACCCGCTCGCGCATCGTGCGGGCTATCCGGCATTTTCTGGACGATCAGAACTTTATGGAAGTGGAAGGGCCGACCCTGCAAGTGGTGGCGGGCGGCACGGAAGCCAAGCCGTTTAAGACCTTCCACAATGCTCTCGGACACGAGTTTTCTATGCGAATCAGCCTCGAACTGTATCTGAAACGGCTGTTGGTCGGCGGCTTCGAGCGAGTATATGAAATTGGGCGCAATTACCGCAACGAGGGCATAGACCGCACCCACAACCCGGAATTCACGATGCTGGAAGCCTACTTTGCTTACGGCGACTACGAAGACATGATGAAATTGGTAGAAACCATGTTGCACGGCCTGGTCATGGAACTGCGCGGCATTCCCGTCATCGAATATCAGGGCAAAACCGTAGATTTCAGCCTGCCTTTTAAGCGTCTGGATTTCGTGACCGCACTCACCGACGCGGCAAACCTGGACTTCGATCCGCTGGACTTGGTGAAACTGCGCGAGTGGAGCGATGCCAAGCACCCCGAATTCCGCAAGGTACCCGGTTACAAGTTGCTGGACAAGTTGGGCGGCGAGTATGTGGAACCGGGCCTGATCAACCCCACGTTCCTGACCAATATGCCGCTGGTGATCAGCCCACTGGTCAAGGCCCACCGCGAGCGCCCCGGCGTGGCCGAACGTGCCGACCTGTACATCGCCGGGTTCGAGTTGGCCCCGATTTATTCCGAGCTGAATGACGCGCTCGATCAACGTGCCCGCTTTGAGGCCCAGACTGCCCGCCGCGACGCTGGTGACGACGAGGCCCACGAGCAGGACGAGGACTTTTTGCTGGCGCTGGAATACGGTATGCCGCCGACTGCGGGCATGGGCATGGGCATAGACCGCCTGACCATGCTGCTCACCGACCGCGACTCTATCCGCGACGTGCTGCTGTTCCCGTTGCTGCGGCCAGAAGTAGGGGGCGGGGCAGTTCAAGTGGATGGGGGCGAAGGGTAA
- a CDS encoding GreA/GreB family elongation factor — MTSQATKQIRLTPEGFERLQKTLLQEQNRLAEATRILQEQMETSADNEDTGLEDAKREKMNIEARIDELEDTLGRATIIAEHENEGRVELGALVTLIIDATKKEMRVQVVSAPEAAVLGGSLPRISEDSPVGKELMGRKKGDAFVVNLDNGKQMKYKVKAIDY; from the coding sequence GTGACGTCACAGGCAACCAAGCAGATCAGACTGACCCCCGAAGGCTTCGAGCGCCTTCAGAAGACCCTGTTGCAGGAGCAAAACCGCCTTGCAGAAGCCACACGCATTTTGCAAGAGCAGATGGAGACCAGCGCCGACAACGAAGACACCGGCCTGGAAGACGCCAAGCGCGAAAAGATGAATATCGAAGCGCGGATTGACGAACTCGAAGACACGCTGGGTCGCGCCACCATCATTGCCGAGCATGAAAACGAAGGCCGGGTAGAACTCGGCGCACTGGTCACACTGATCATTGACGCCACCAAAAAAGAGATGCGCGTGCAGGTGGTCAGCGCCCCCGAAGCCGCTGTACTGGGCGGAAGTCTGCCCCGCATCAGCGAAGACAGCCCCGTTGGGAAGGAACTGATGGGCCGCAAAAAAGGTGACGCCTTTGTGGTGAATCTGGACAACGGCAAGCAGATGAAATACAAGGTGAAGGCTATCGACTATTGA
- a CDS encoding ROK family transcriptional regulator, with amino-acid sequence MSEPVHATLDLAAIRAQHTLLLLGLLWQGERARVDIARELGLSRSAISSMVSELMAVGLVQEVGTRGSATAGRRATLLALNDRAACLLAIDLGKSHARVDLLDLRCRTLATRQVPHDIGLGPAATCALLAHLSAGVIQDAGLTRDVVALAGVGVPGPVDQSTGQMVQPPNMHSWDGENVRARLEGVLGVGVQVDNDANLGALAEARFGAHRGAVDLIYVKVATGIGAGVLLGGRLHRGVRGGAGEIGHISINEQAAQEAGGSPPESRGDLESYAAARVVVALAATLRAGGIPTTLPDPATLSDLLAHANTDPLARAVWEDCGHHLGVAVSTALNLFNPEAVVIGGRLSQAGEVFLNAVQRSALSRTMRINAERTRIELSTLGSEAGVLGAGAMLLDHLFTPQGLRHLYAISAYTVAQNAAHATAQAAAHPVLNVQDPTSQAPLPPVTVSTAASRAPPEVRADAHPVSRAPPGHL; translated from the coding sequence ATGTCTGAACCTGTTCACGCCACCCTTGACCTTGCGGCTATCCGCGCACAGCATACGTTGCTGCTGCTGGGACTGCTGTGGCAAGGCGAGCGTGCGCGGGTAGATATTGCCCGCGAGCTGGGATTGTCGCGCAGCGCGATCAGTTCTATGGTCAGCGAACTGATGGCGGTCGGGCTGGTGCAGGAAGTCGGCACACGTGGGTCGGCCACGGCGGGGCGGCGAGCAACACTGTTGGCACTGAACGACCGGGCCGCTTGCCTCTTGGCAATTGATCTGGGCAAAAGCCACGCCCGCGTAGACTTGCTGGATTTGCGTTGCCGCACGCTGGCGACCCGGCAAGTGCCGCATGATATCGGCCTTGGCCCAGCGGCCACGTGTGCGCTGCTGGCCCACCTGAGCGCAGGTGTGATCCAAGATGCGGGCCTGACGCGGGACGTGGTGGCGCTGGCGGGTGTAGGCGTACCCGGCCCGGTCGACCAGAGCACGGGCCAAATGGTGCAGCCCCCCAATATGCACAGTTGGGACGGCGAAAACGTGCGGGCCAGATTGGAAGGCGTGTTGGGCGTGGGCGTTCAAGTCGACAACGACGCCAATTTGGGCGCGTTGGCCGAAGCAAGGTTTGGGGCACACCGGGGCGCGGTAGACCTGATCTACGTGAAAGTCGCCACAGGCATCGGCGCGGGCGTACTGCTGGGTGGGCGCTTGCACCGGGGCGTGCGGGGCGGCGCGGGCGAAATCGGGCATATCAGCATCAATGAGCAAGCGGCGCAGGAGGCTGGGGGCAGCCCTCCAGAGAGTCGCGGCGACCTCGAAAGTTACGCGGCGGCTAGAGTCGTAGTGGCCTTGGCTGCCACTTTGCGGGCCGGAGGAATACCCACTACCTTGCCCGATCCCGCCACGCTGTCCGACCTGTTGGCGCACGCCAACACCGATCCCCTGGCCCGTGCCGTCTGGGAAGACTGCGGGCATCATCTGGGTGTAGCGGTCAGTACGGCACTGAACCTGTTCAATCCCGAAGCGGTGGTCATCGGCGGGCGGCTGTCTCAGGCTGGAGAAGTATTCCTGAACGCCGTGCAGCGCAGCGCCCTGAGCCGCACCATGCGGATCAATGCCGAGCGCACCCGCATCGAACTCAGCACGCTGGGCAGTGAGGCGGGCGTATTGGGGGCCGGGGCGATGCTGCTCGATCATCTGTTTACGCCGCAGGGATTGCGGCATCTGTACGCCATTTCTGCCTATACAGTGGCTCAGAACGCGGCCCATGCTACGGCCCAGGCGGCCGCGCATCCGGTTCTGAATGTGCAAGACCCCACTTCTCAAGCCCCCCTCCCTCCGGTCACGGTTTCCACCGCCGCGAGCCGCGCTCCACCAGAGGTTCGTGCAGACGCCCATCCCGTATCCCGCGCTCCACCCGGCCACCTTTAG